In a genomic window of Gambusia affinis linkage group LG04, SWU_Gaff_1.0, whole genome shotgun sequence:
- the LOC122830258 gene encoding galectin-related protein-like isoform X1, which translates to MKMAESHRVTAQGRKKWSLPQRDETDQNKLASRCPDGEAKKKLEVPFRGHITGGLQPGKKVIVVGVVDPSPDRFYVALTCGRGSREPPPNVALELCVRFKDRQVLRRACMSGSWGEVERAVPCFPFIKDQPFKIEMRCEHGRFQVFVDGQQLFSFQHRVLPLSHIDTLWIKGSLKITKLA; encoded by the exons ATGAAAATGGCTGAATCGCACAGGGTGACAGCGCAGGGCAGGAAG aaatgGAGTTTACCACAGAGAGACGAGACGGATCAGAACAAACTGGCCTCTCGATGTCCGGATggagaagctaaaaaaaaactg GAAGTTCCTTTCAGAGGTCACATCACCGGCGGTCTGCAGCCAGGGAAGAAGGTGATCGTGGTTGGGGTTGTGGATCCGAGTCCTGATCG GTTCTATGTTGCTCTGACATGCGGCCGTGGGTCCAGGGAACCGCCACCTAATGTGGCGCTGGAGCTCTGTGTTCGATTTAAAGACCGACAGGTCCTGCGGAGAGCCTGCATGTCGGGATCCTGGGGCGAAGTGGAGAGAGCGGTTCCCTGTTTCCCTTTTATCAAGGATCAGCCCTTTAAG ATTGAGATGCGCTGCGAACACGGAAGATTTCAAGTGTTTGTGGACGGACAGCAGCTGTTTAGCTTTCAGCACAGAGTTCTGCCGCTCAGCCACATCGACACTTTATGGATCAAAGGCAgcttaaaaatcacaaaacttgCCTAA
- the LOC122830257 gene encoding myelin and lymphocyte protein-like yields MASNTAMMGHLPSGVGVCTTIPDILYVPELIFGGLVWILVACTYVDPHNPQGWVMFVSVFCFVMTFVWLVVFACGSHGNSSGWAAADFVYHGIATVFYLSASVPLAKVTMDFKSDPLTKNYKLDISAVVFSYIATLLYFIHTILSAIRWKSF; encoded by the exons ATGGCTTCCAACACTGCAATGATGGGCCACCTGCCCAGCGGCGTGGGGGTTTGCACCACCATTCCGGACATCCTCTACGTGCCTGAATTG ATCTTCGGAGGTCTGGTGTGGATCCTGGTGGCGTGCACGTATGTGGATCCACACAACCCTCAGGGCTGGGTCATGTTTGTCTCAGTCTTCTGCTTCGTCATGACCTTCGTCTGGTTGGTGGTGTTCGCCTGCGGTTCCCACGGCAACTCCAGTGGCTGGGCAGCTGCA GACTTTGTCTATCACGGCATTGCCACCGTCTTTTACCTCAGCGCCTCAGTTCCTCTGGCTAAAGTGACCATGGACTTTAAATCCGATCCCCTCACTAAAAACTACAAGCTGGATATCTCTGCGGTT gttttctcGTATATAGCAACTCTGCTCTACTTCATCCATACAATACTGTCGGCTATTCGATGGAAATCTTTCTAA
- the LOC122830260 gene encoding equilibrative nucleoside transporter 2-like produces MWKEKKQSSPSDRGQIVAIIIFILGLESLLPWNFFITASQYFNTRLNESVSSNGTSAAQQRNYNYDSWMVLLSQLPLLLFTLLNSLLYQWVKERLRVAFSLVVIFLLFALTAALVQVDMQPDNFFSVTMATIWFFNVFSAVLQGSLFGMVGLFPPRYSTVFMSGQGLAGIFAGVAMLCSIMSKSDPKSAALGYFVTPCLVTLGALLCYLLLPHLKFAHYYLNRNQAVKLDTSNKLLSNTDKIALNGNEKDVEARGVPEESRERSSVFAVFKKIWPMALCVTFVFAVTLSVFPVITVRVKTVYTDNTDWDKVFTCVCCILVFNIMDLAGRSAPSLFQWPSKQSRLFPVAVLSRLVFIPLLMMCNIPKSKLTVLFRHDIAFVVIMALFSFSNGYLASLCMAYAPQLVRSRDCETAGSLMTFFLVLGLAVGASFSFLLGNLV; encoded by the exons atgtggaaggaaaagaaacagagtTCACCTTCTGATCG tgGCCAGATTGTTGCCATCATCATCTTTATTCTCGGTCTGGAATCTTTGCTGCCCTGGAACTTCTTCATCACCGCCTCGCAG TACTTTAACACACGGCTGAATGAGAGCGTCTCCTCTAACGGTACGTCAGCCGCGCAGCAGAGAAACTACAACTACGACAGCTGGATGGTTTTGCTCTCCCAGcttcctctgctcctcttcACTCTGCTCAACTCGTTGCTCTATCAGTG GGTGAAGGAGCGTCTCCGCGTGGCCTTCAGCCTGGTcgtcatcttcctcctcttcgcCCTCACTGCCGCCCTGGTCCAGGTCGACATGCAGCCCGACAACTTCTTTTcggtcaccatggcaaccatttggTTCTTCAATG tgttCAGTGCAGTGCTGCAGGGCAGCCTCTTCGGGATGGTCGGCCTGTTTCCTCCTCGTTACAGCACCGTGTTCATGAGCGGTCAGGGTCTGGCTGGGATCTTCGCAGGCGTCGCCATGCTCTGCTCCATCATGA gtaAAAGTGACCCAAAGTCAGCTGCCTTGGGATACTTTGTCACTCCATGTTTGGTCACGTTAGGGGCTCTTCTCTGCTACCTGCTGCTGCCACACCTG AAATTTGCTCATTATTATCTGAACAGAAATCAGGCTGTCAAACTGGACACTTCTAATAAGCTCCTCAGCAACACAG ACAAAATAGCCTTAAATGGCAACGAAAAAGACGTGGAGGCGAGAGGAGTCCCAGAGGAGAGTAGAGAGCGCTCTTCTGTCTTCGCTGTCTTTAAAAAG ATCTGGCCGATGGCTCTGTGTGTGACGTTTGTGTTCGCCGTCACGCTGTCGGTGTTTCCCGTCATCACAGTCCGAGTGAAGACGGTTTACACGGACAACACTGACTGGG ACAAAGTGTTTACCTGTGTgtgctgcattcttgtttttAACATCATGGATTTGGCCGGCCGCAGCGCCCCGTCTCTCTTTCAGTGG CCGTCCAAACAGAGCCGTCTGTTTCCCGTCGCTGTTCTGTCTCGTCTCGTCTTCATCCCTCTGCTCATGATGTGCAACATTCCCAAGTCGAAGCTCACCGTCCTCTTCAGACACGACATCGCCTTTGTTGTCATCATGGCTCTGTTCTCCTTCTCTAACGGCTACCTGGCGAGCCTCTGCATGGCCTACGCTCCACA GTTGGTGAGGAGCAGAGACTGTGAGACGGCCGGCTCTCTGATGACCTTCTTCCTTGTTCTGGGTCTGGCTGTGGGAGCCTCGTTCTCATTCCTACTGGGAAATCTGGTTTAG
- the LOC122830258 gene encoding galectin-related protein-like isoform X2 gives MHNLILKHSKSSLCCHGNTLCFQEVPFRGHITGGLQPGKKVIVVGVVDPSPDRFYVALTCGRGSREPPPNVALELCVRFKDRQVLRRACMSGSWGEVERAVPCFPFIKDQPFKIEMRCEHGRFQVFVDGQQLFSFQHRVLPLSHIDTLWIKGSLKITKLA, from the exons ATGCACAACTTAATTTTAAAGCACAGTAAGTCGTCTCTTTGTTGCCATGGGAACACTTTGTGCTTCCAGGAAGTTCCTTTCAGAGGTCACATCACCGGCGGTCTGCAGCCAGGGAAGAAGGTGATCGTGGTTGGGGTTGTGGATCCGAGTCCTGATCG GTTCTATGTTGCTCTGACATGCGGCCGTGGGTCCAGGGAACCGCCACCTAATGTGGCGCTGGAGCTCTGTGTTCGATTTAAAGACCGACAGGTCCTGCGGAGAGCCTGCATGTCGGGATCCTGGGGCGAAGTGGAGAGAGCGGTTCCCTGTTTCCCTTTTATCAAGGATCAGCCCTTTAAG ATTGAGATGCGCTGCGAACACGGAAGATTTCAAGTGTTTGTGGACGGACAGCAGCTGTTTAGCTTTCAGCACAGAGTTCTGCCGCTCAGCCACATCGACACTTTATGGATCAAAGGCAgcttaaaaatcacaaaacttgCCTAA